A single Micromonospora luteifusca DNA region contains:
- a CDS encoding MFS transporter, translating into MRTEATFPGRWSPLPPPGRLRTLSLATLANTVGLGLWVTGAALYLTRVVGLSPTEVGLGLTIAGLVGLTASVPLGGLADRRDPRTLRAVLQLAQAVVAAAYLLVGSFPLFLLVATLDALLVSGNLAVRAALVAAVGGPEGRVHAFATLRAVANLGVAVGAGLAAFALAADTGWAYRLLLVGNVTTYLVSAALIMRLPSFPPVRRPVRPKPGRVLRDGWFLAVAGASAVLSLHWVALTLVLPLWVVTRTDAPPVTVSAVLLVNTLLTVLLAVRLSRGARHALPAAATMRRAGLVLAAGMLLWAATSAVPTPAAIGLLLVATVIYTVGDLWHAGAGAALAYDLAAPDAIGVYQGVDGLLAGLARAAGPALLTWLILDGGPVGWLVLASLLAVTGLAVPPLTRRALASRAANPSSRGSASGQPISSST; encoded by the coding sequence ATGCGTACCGAGGCGACGTTTCCCGGCCGATGGTCGCCGCTGCCGCCGCCCGGTCGGCTGCGCACCCTGTCGCTGGCCACGCTCGCCAACACCGTCGGCCTCGGGCTGTGGGTGACCGGCGCGGCGCTCTACCTCACCCGCGTCGTCGGGCTGAGCCCGACCGAGGTGGGGTTGGGGCTCACCATCGCCGGCCTGGTCGGGCTCACCGCCAGTGTGCCGCTCGGCGGGCTCGCCGATCGACGTGATCCACGGACCCTGCGGGCGGTCCTTCAACTGGCGCAGGCGGTCGTCGCCGCCGCGTACCTGCTGGTTGGCTCGTTCCCCCTGTTCCTGCTGGTGGCCACACTGGACGCGCTGCTGGTCTCCGGCAACCTGGCGGTCCGGGCCGCGTTGGTCGCCGCGGTCGGGGGCCCCGAGGGCCGGGTGCACGCGTTCGCCACCCTGCGCGCGGTGGCCAACCTGGGCGTGGCGGTCGGCGCGGGGCTGGCCGCGTTCGCGCTGGCGGCGGACACCGGGTGGGCGTACCGGTTGCTCCTGGTCGGCAACGTCACGACCTATCTGGTCTCGGCGGCGCTGATCATGCGACTGCCGTCGTTTCCGCCAGTTCGGCGGCCCGTCCGGCCGAAACCCGGTCGGGTGTTACGTGACGGCTGGTTCCTCGCGGTCGCCGGGGCCTCGGCGGTGCTCTCCCTGCACTGGGTGGCGCTGACGCTGGTACTGCCGCTGTGGGTGGTGACCCGCACCGATGCGCCACCGGTGACGGTGTCCGCCGTACTCCTGGTCAACACATTGCTCACCGTGCTGCTCGCGGTACGGCTGAGTCGTGGTGCCCGGCACGCGCTGCCGGCGGCGGCGACGATGCGCCGGGCCGGACTGGTGCTCGCGGCCGGGATGCTGCTCTGGGCTGCGACCAGCGCGGTGCCCACCCCGGCGGCGATCGGCCTGCTGCTGGTCGCGACCGTGATATACACCGTCGGGGACCTGTGGCACGCCGGGGCCGGGGCGGCACTGGCCTACGACCTCGCCGCCCCGGATGCCATCGGCGTCTACCAGGGGGTGGACGGGCTGCTCGCCGGGCTGGCCCGTGCGGCCGGGCCGGCGCTCTTGACCTGGCTGATCCTCGACGGCGGCCCGGTCGGCTGGCTGGTCCTGGCCAGTTTGCTCGCCGTCACCGGTCTGGCCGTGCCACCGCTCACCCGACGTGCCCTGGCCAGCCGCGCCGCCAACCCGTCATCGCGAGGGTCAGCCAGCGGTCAGCCGATCTCCTCGTCGACGTAA
- a CDS encoding LPXTG cell wall anchor domain-containing protein — protein MDGAAWILLGGGALLLTGLLIFVLRRRRTPSDGPDEAMRRARQAIRESGHAQRRQHRGSLRGKGYGGDDGRAYDAGFTSGSDGAP, from the coding sequence GTGGATGGAGCGGCGTGGATCTTGCTCGGGGGCGGCGCCCTGCTGCTCACCGGGTTGCTGATCTTCGTGCTGCGGCGGCGTCGTACCCCGTCCGACGGACCCGACGAGGCGATGCGCCGGGCCCGACAGGCGATCCGGGAGAGCGGGCACGCCCAGCGCCGCCAGCACCGCGGCAGCCTGCGCGGCAAGGGGTACGGCGGGGATGATGGCCGGGCGTACGACGCCGGCTTCACCAGCGGCTCCGACGGCGCACCCTGA
- a CDS encoding glycoside hydrolase family 9 protein, with protein sequence MTPSRRRLLLAAATTLALTGAGAGAAHADPPPDAPEQIDNGDFSAGVSPWFSFGTGALAVTDGQLCTTVAGGLANPWDAGIGQDGVPLIAGAEYTLGFAVSATPGTAVKAVLQLGSAPYTTYAAVDATATGTIQRVEQTFTVPEDNPNAQLIFQVGGAAQAQTICLDDVSLRGGEPPEPYEPDTGPRVRVNQVGYLPGGPKNATVVTDATEALPWQLRSAAGTVVASGTTTARGVDAASGQNVQTVDFSSYRTPGTGLTLTVDGETSHPFDISGAVYDQLRSDSLQFFYAQRSGIAIDGDLIGDEYARPAGHLGVAPNQGDTNVPCQPGVCDYSLDVRGGWYDAGDHGKYVVNGGIATYQLLNTFERTRTAATANGGAELADGTLRVPERDNGVPDILDEARWELEFLLRMQVPAGKPLAGMVHHKIHDQNWTGLPLAPQDDPQPRELHPPSTAATLNLAATAAQCARLFAPYDAAFATRCGTAAKTAYAAAKAHPAVYASPTDGTGGGAYDDTGVTDEFYWAAAELYLTTGAQNYLADLTASPHHTGNVFDPRGFGWQSVAALGRLDLATVPNALPAADLARVRASVTAAADAYLAELRRQAYGLPMPGDANSYFWGGNSNVINNAVVLATAFDLTRNPAYRDGAVQAMDYIFGRNALNISYVTGWGEHAAQNQHSRIFGHQLDPNLPRPPAGSLAGGPNAALQDPFVAQLLAGCKPMFCYVDDINSYSTNEVAINWNSALAWISSFLADQGDAGAVPATTCAVKYSNYGAWQGGTGFTAQLTIRNTGATTVNGWSVRFAFTGDQRVREAWLAKVTQAGSTVTARNESHNARITPGGTVTFGFNATTTGGANPNPGLITVNGGACALS encoded by the coding sequence GTGACGCCATCCCGACGCCGCCTCCTGCTGGCCGCGGCGACAACCCTGGCCCTCACCGGCGCCGGCGCCGGCGCGGCCCATGCCGACCCGCCACCGGACGCCCCCGAGCAGATCGACAACGGCGACTTCAGCGCCGGAGTTAGCCCCTGGTTCTCCTTCGGCACCGGCGCGCTGGCGGTCACCGACGGCCAACTCTGCACCACAGTCGCGGGCGGGCTGGCCAACCCGTGGGACGCCGGCATCGGCCAGGACGGCGTGCCGCTGATCGCCGGCGCCGAATACACCCTCGGCTTCGCCGTCTCCGCCACTCCCGGCACCGCGGTCAAGGCCGTGTTGCAGCTCGGCAGCGCCCCCTACACCACCTACGCGGCCGTGGACGCCACCGCGACCGGCACCATCCAGCGGGTCGAGCAGACCTTCACCGTCCCGGAAGACAACCCCAACGCCCAGCTGATCTTCCAGGTCGGCGGTGCCGCCCAGGCGCAGACCATCTGCCTGGACGACGTCTCGCTGCGCGGCGGTGAACCACCTGAGCCGTACGAGCCGGACACCGGGCCACGGGTGCGCGTCAACCAGGTCGGTTATCTGCCCGGCGGCCCGAAGAACGCCACCGTCGTCACCGACGCCACCGAGGCGCTGCCCTGGCAGCTTCGCTCGGCCGCCGGCACCGTCGTGGCCAGTGGCACCACCACGGCACGTGGCGTCGACGCCGCCTCCGGGCAGAACGTGCAGACCGTCGACTTCTCCAGCTACCGCACCCCCGGCACCGGGCTGACCCTCACCGTCGACGGCGAGACCAGCCACCCGTTCGACATCTCCGGCGCTGTCTACGACCAACTGCGCTCCGACTCGTTGCAGTTCTTCTACGCCCAGCGCAGCGGCATCGCCATCGACGGCGACCTGATCGGCGACGAGTACGCGCGCCCCGCCGGCCACCTCGGCGTGGCACCCAACCAGGGCGACACCAACGTGCCCTGCCAGCCGGGTGTCTGCGACTACTCCCTCGACGTGCGCGGCGGCTGGTACGACGCCGGCGATCACGGCAAGTACGTGGTCAACGGCGGCATCGCCACCTACCAGCTGTTGAACACGTTCGAGCGGACCAGGACGGCGGCCACCGCCAACGGCGGCGCGGAACTCGCCGACGGCACGCTGCGGGTGCCCGAGCGCGACAACGGGGTGCCGGACATCCTCGACGAGGCCCGCTGGGAGCTGGAGTTCCTGCTGCGCATGCAGGTGCCGGCCGGCAAGCCCCTCGCCGGCATGGTCCACCACAAGATCCACGACCAGAACTGGACCGGCCTGCCGCTCGCCCCGCAGGACGACCCGCAGCCGCGCGAGCTGCACCCACCGTCGACCGCGGCCACTCTCAACCTGGCCGCCACCGCCGCCCAGTGCGCCCGGCTCTTCGCCCCCTACGACGCGGCGTTCGCGACCCGCTGCGGCACGGCCGCGAAGACGGCCTACGCAGCGGCCAAGGCCCACCCGGCGGTGTACGCCAGCCCGACCGACGGCACCGGCGGCGGCGCGTACGACGACACCGGAGTCACCGACGAGTTCTACTGGGCGGCGGCCGAGCTGTACCTGACCACCGGTGCGCAGAACTACCTGGCCGACCTGACCGCCTCGCCGCACCACACCGGGAACGTGTTCGACCCACGTGGCTTCGGCTGGCAGAGCGTTGCCGCGCTGGGCCGCCTCGACCTGGCCACCGTGCCGAACGCGCTGCCCGCCGCCGATCTGGCCCGGGTCCGCGCCTCGGTCACCGCCGCCGCCGACGCGTACCTCGCCGAGCTGCGCCGGCAGGCGTACGGGCTGCCGATGCCCGGGGACGCCAACAGCTACTTCTGGGGTGGCAACAGCAACGTCATCAACAACGCGGTCGTGCTGGCCACCGCCTTCGACCTGACCCGCAACCCCGCCTACCGGGACGGGGCCGTGCAGGCGATGGATTACATCTTCGGCCGTAACGCGCTGAACATCTCGTACGTCACGGGCTGGGGCGAGCACGCCGCCCAGAACCAGCACAGCCGGATCTTCGGCCACCAGCTCGACCCGAACCTGCCCCGCCCGCCCGCCGGCTCCCTCGCCGGCGGCCCGAACGCTGCCCTGCAGGACCCGTTCGTGGCACAACTGCTCGCGGGCTGCAAGCCGATGTTCTGCTACGTCGACGACATCAACTCGTACTCGACCAACGAGGTGGCGATCAACTGGAACTCGGCACTGGCCTGGATCTCCTCGTTCCTGGCCGACCAGGGTGACGCCGGCGCGGTGCCCGCCACCACCTGCGCGGTGAAGTACAGCAACTACGGCGCCTGGCAGGGCGGCACCGGGTTCACCGCCCAGCTGACCATCCGCAACACCGGTGCCACGACCGTCAACGGCTGGAGCGTGCGGTTCGCGTTCACCGGCGACCAGCGGGTACGCGAGGCGTGGCTGGCGAAGGTCACCCAGGCCGGTTCGACGGTGACCGCACGCAACGAGTCGCACAACGCGCGGATCACACCCGGCGGCACGGTGACGTTCGGCTTCAACGCGACGACCACCGGCGGCGCCAACCCCAACCCAGGGCTGATCACCGTCAACGGTGGGGCCTGCGCCCTCTCCTGA
- a CDS encoding PP2C family protein-serine/threonine phosphatase yields MTLKLRSVGTSDRGLIRSGNQDALHAGNWLVAVADGMGGMAAGDLASALTIDAVAPLDVETPEDALVAALEGGIALATSRIRQAVAEDPERQGMGTTLTALLFARTGSCLALAHVGDSRAYLFREGVLKQVTRDDTFVQMLVDQGVITPDQASSHPRRAVVTQALQGDEVTPSYSTMVPRAGDRWLLCSDGLSNVVRPDTLTEVLTDYPDPAACTGKLIDLALHAGAPDNVTVVVADVLEE; encoded by the coding sequence ATGACCCTGAAGCTGCGTTCCGTGGGAACGAGCGACCGTGGGCTGATCCGCAGCGGAAACCAGGACGCCCTGCACGCCGGCAACTGGCTCGTCGCCGTCGCCGACGGCATGGGCGGGATGGCCGCCGGTGACCTGGCCAGCGCCCTCACCATCGACGCGGTCGCCCCGCTGGACGTGGAGACCCCCGAGGATGCCCTGGTGGCCGCGCTCGAAGGGGGCATCGCGTTGGCCACCTCCAGGATCCGCCAGGCGGTCGCCGAGGATCCCGAGCGCCAGGGCATGGGCACCACACTGACCGCCCTGCTCTTCGCCCGGACTGGCAGTTGCCTGGCCCTCGCGCACGTCGGCGACTCCCGGGCCTACCTGTTCCGCGAGGGCGTGCTCAAGCAGGTCACCCGGGACGACACGTTCGTCCAGATGCTGGTGGACCAGGGCGTGATAACCCCCGACCAGGCAAGTAGTCACCCGCGCCGAGCAGTCGTCACCCAGGCACTGCAGGGCGACGAGGTCACGCCGTCGTACTCGACGATGGTGCCCCGGGCCGGCGACCGGTGGCTGCTGTGCAGCGATGGCCTCTCCAACGTCGTCCGCCCGGACACCCTCACCGAGGTGCTGACCGACTACCCGGACCCGGCCGCCTGTACGGGCAAGCTGATAGACCTGGCACTGCACGCCGGCGCACCGGACAACGTCACCGTGGTGGTGGCCGACGTTCTGGAGGAGTAG
- the hrpB gene encoding ATP-dependent helicase HrpB, whose amino-acid sequence MLSDVTLDLPVRPVLPALIAALDAAGAGVLVAPPGTGKTTLAPLAVADRVTGRVVIAQPRRVAARAAARRMAELLGERVGERVGYAVRGERRVGPTTRVEVVTTGLLVRRLHHDPELPGTGAVLLDEVHERQLDADLALAFTVEARATLRPDLWLLAMSATPDTDRFAALLGGSTPAPVVRADSALHPVRRIWAPPARPIAPPGAGPVDRALLDHVAATVRRALREHDGDVLVFLPGAGEIAAVTGRLADLRDTVALLPLHGRQRGTEQDAALRPADRRRVVLATALAETSLTVPGVRVVVDAGLSRVPRIDLARGLGALVTVPVSRAAATQRAGRAGREAPGYVYRCWSAATHERLPARAEPEVATADLTGFALELAAWGRPDGVGLALPDVPPAPAMTVARDTLQTLGAVDTDGRITPRGRAIAAAGAHPRLARALLDGAGRVGADRAAEVVALLAEESAAGPGDDLVAGWRRLRTGVDAGATARWRTEVRRLRAALPAGSPPAGRPGGSRAEGSRADRGGGPETGGRVGSGGLSDDLAAGLLVGLAYPERLARVRRPGGSAYLMTGGTAAELAAGSGLAGSDWLAVAVADRKPGAPSARIRRASPVDEATAREAAGPLLRTSREVGWSDGDVVAREVTRLGAIELFQRRLDRPDRAEVAAALLTGLRQEGLGLLTWTPAARALRERLAFLRHHLGSPWPDVGDEALFEAAPTWLGPELAAGRRRADLARVDVTSALRRLLPWAQAARLDELAPERIEVPSGSRVRLDYTDPAAPVLAVKLQETFGWSAAPRVGGGRAPVLLHLLSPAGRPVAVTADLESFWRTGYPQVRAELRGRYPRHPWPEDPGTATPTRHAAPRRR is encoded by the coding sequence GTGCTCTCCGACGTAACCCTGGACCTGCCGGTACGCCCGGTGCTGCCGGCGCTGATCGCGGCGCTCGACGCGGCCGGGGCCGGCGTCCTGGTCGCCCCGCCGGGCACCGGCAAGACCACTCTCGCACCGCTGGCCGTGGCCGACCGGGTGACCGGTCGGGTGGTGATCGCCCAACCCCGCCGGGTGGCGGCCCGCGCCGCCGCACGGCGAATGGCCGAGCTGCTCGGCGAGCGGGTCGGCGAACGCGTCGGCTACGCGGTCCGCGGGGAGCGCCGGGTCGGCCCGACGACGCGGGTGGAGGTGGTCACCACCGGCCTGCTGGTCCGGCGGCTGCACCACGACCCGGAGCTGCCCGGCACCGGCGCCGTGCTGCTCGACGAGGTCCACGAACGTCAACTCGACGCCGACCTCGCGTTGGCCTTCACCGTGGAGGCCCGGGCCACCCTCCGACCGGACCTGTGGCTGCTGGCGATGTCGGCAACCCCGGACACCGACCGGTTCGCCGCGCTGCTCGGCGGGTCGACCCCGGCCCCGGTGGTGCGGGCCGACTCGGCGCTGCACCCGGTGCGGCGGATCTGGGCACCGCCGGCCCGCCCGATCGCCCCGCCCGGGGCCGGGCCGGTGGACCGGGCCCTGCTCGACCACGTGGCCGCCACCGTCCGCCGGGCGCTGCGCGAGCACGACGGCGACGTGCTGGTCTTCCTGCCCGGGGCCGGCGAGATCGCGGCGGTCACCGGCCGGCTGGCCGACCTGCGGGACACCGTGGCGCTGCTGCCGCTGCACGGCCGTCAACGCGGCACCGAGCAGGACGCTGCTCTGCGTCCCGCTGATCGACGGCGGGTGGTGCTGGCCACCGCGCTGGCCGAGACCAGCCTGACCGTCCCGGGCGTACGGGTCGTGGTGGACGCCGGGCTGTCCCGGGTGCCCCGCATCGACCTGGCCCGCGGGCTGGGTGCGCTCGTCACCGTGCCGGTCTCCCGGGCCGCCGCCACCCAGCGGGCTGGCCGGGCCGGCCGGGAGGCCCCCGGCTACGTCTATCGCTGCTGGTCCGCGGCGACCCACGAGCGGCTACCCGCCCGGGCCGAGCCGGAGGTCGCCACCGCCGACCTGACCGGCTTCGCGCTGGAGCTGGCTGCCTGGGGCCGGCCGGACGGTGTCGGGCTCGCGCTGCCCGACGTGCCACCCGCCCCCGCGATGACGGTGGCCCGGGACACCCTGCAAACCCTGGGCGCGGTCGACACCGACGGTCGGATCACCCCACGAGGCCGGGCGATCGCCGCCGCCGGCGCGCACCCACGGTTGGCCCGGGCGCTGCTCGACGGCGCCGGTCGGGTCGGCGCCGACCGGGCCGCCGAGGTGGTCGCCCTGCTCGCCGAGGAGAGCGCGGCCGGCCCCGGAGACGACCTGGTCGCCGGTTGGCGTCGGCTGCGCACCGGCGTCGACGCGGGCGCGACCGCCCGCTGGCGCACCGAGGTACGCCGTCTGCGCGCGGCGTTGCCCGCCGGCTCCCCGCCCGCCGGCCGACCCGGAGGCAGCCGCGCCGAAGGCAGCCGCGCCGACCGAGGGGGCGGCCCGGAGACCGGGGGCCGGGTCGGCTCGGGTGGGCTGAGCGACGATCTCGCCGCCGGGCTGCTCGTCGGTCTCGCGTACCCGGAACGGTTGGCGCGGGTGCGACGGCCGGGCGGATCGGCGTACCTGATGACCGGCGGCACCGCCGCGGAGCTGGCGGCCGGGTCGGGCCTGGCCGGGTCCGACTGGCTGGCGGTGGCCGTCGCGGACCGCAAGCCCGGCGCGCCGTCGGCCCGGATCCGCCGGGCCTCGCCGGTGGACGAGGCGACGGCCCGGGAGGCGGCCGGCCCGCTGCTGCGCACGAGCCGCGAGGTCGGCTGGTCCGACGGTGACGTGGTGGCGCGGGAGGTGACCCGGCTGGGCGCGATCGAGCTGTTCCAACGGCGGCTGGACCGGCCGGACCGGGCGGAGGTGGCGGCAGCGTTGCTGACCGGTCTTCGCCAGGAGGGGCTGGGGCTGCTGACCTGGACGCCGGCGGCGCGGGCACTGCGCGAGCGGCTCGCGTTCCTCCGGCACCACCTGGGCTCGCCGTGGCCGGATGTCGGCGACGAGGCGTTGTTCGAGGCCGCACCGACCTGGCTGGGCCCGGAGTTGGCCGCCGGCCGGCGCCGGGCCGACCTGGCCCGGGTGGACGTCACGTCGGCGCTGCGCCGGCTGCTGCCCTGGGCGCAGGCCGCCCGCCTGGACGAGCTGGCCCCGGAGCGGATCGAGGTGCCGAGCGGTTCTCGGGTCCGGCTGGACTACACCGACCCGGCCGCGCCGGTGCTCGCCGTGAAGCTTCAGGAGACGTTCGGCTGGTCGGCGGCCCCCCGCGTCGGCGGCGGGCGCGCGCCGGTGCTGCTGCACCTGCTCTCCCCCGCGGGCCGGCCGGTGGCGGTCACCGCTGACCTGGAGTCGTTCTGGCGTACCGGCTACCCGCAGGTCCGCGCCGAGTTGCGCGGGCGCTATCCCCGGCACCCGTGGCCGGAGGATCCGGGAACGGCGACGCCCACCCGGCACGCCGCGCCACGCCGACGCTGA
- a CDS encoding DUF397 domain-containing protein, translating to MTAYDPTRADWRTSTRSSGNGNCVEVATSDGQVAVRDSKDRSGPVLAFGPAAWRAFVLGVGEVRRH from the coding sequence ATGACGGCGTACGACCCGACCCGAGCGGACTGGCGCACCAGCACGCGCAGCAGTGGCAACGGCAACTGCGTGGAGGTCGCGACATCCGACGGTCAGGTCGCTGTCCGGGACAGCAAGGACCGCTCCGGCCCGGTGCTCGCCTTCGGCCCGGCGGCCTGGCGGGCCTTCGTGCTCGGCGTCGGCGAGGTCCGTCGCCACTGA
- a CDS encoding helix-turn-helix domain-containing protein, which yields MRRRRIARELRQLREREGMTLDVAARQLDMSKSNLSRIENAQIGIKPRDVRAALALYQVTGADAEALIEIARGAQQRGWWQNYSDVLPEWFEFYVGLEAEAAALRSYEAESVPGLFQTEAYAREIFRRTAGEDGLERKVAARLRRQEVLSREDPVQLSMVLNEAVLLRPVGGAAVMAEQLVHMSRIAQLPNVTIQVLPFAVGGHPAMSTPYVILNFADAADASVVYLDNLTMGLALEEADHVLGYSLLHEELCRMALDPAASLTRLEQASRNFA from the coding sequence GTGCGCCGTCGACGCATCGCCAGGGAGCTCCGCCAGCTTCGGGAACGCGAGGGCATGACGCTCGATGTGGCCGCCCGCCAGCTCGACATGTCGAAGAGCAATCTCTCCCGGATCGAGAACGCGCAGATCGGCATCAAGCCGCGCGACGTCCGGGCGGCGCTCGCGCTGTACCAGGTGACCGGTGCGGACGCCGAGGCGCTGATCGAGATCGCCCGAGGGGCACAGCAGCGCGGCTGGTGGCAGAACTACAGCGACGTGTTGCCCGAGTGGTTCGAGTTCTACGTCGGGCTGGAGGCCGAGGCGGCGGCGCTGCGCTCGTACGAGGCCGAGTCGGTGCCCGGGCTGTTCCAGACCGAGGCGTACGCGCGGGAGATCTTCCGACGCACCGCGGGCGAGGACGGCCTGGAGCGCAAGGTCGCCGCCCGGCTGCGCCGCCAGGAGGTGCTGAGCCGCGAGGACCCGGTCCAGTTGTCGATGGTCCTCAACGAGGCGGTGCTGCTGCGCCCGGTCGGCGGTGCTGCGGTGATGGCCGAACAGCTGGTCCACATGAGTCGCATCGCGCAGTTACCGAACGTGACAATCCAGGTACTTCCATTCGCGGTTGGTGGGCATCCCGCGATGAGCACCCCGTACGTGATCCTCAACTTCGCCGATGCCGCCGACGCCTCCGTGGTTTACCTGGATAACCTCACGATGGGACTGGCGCTGGAGGAAGCCGATCATGTGCTCGGGTATAGCCTTCTGCACGAGGAGCTATGCCGGATGGCGCTCGATCCAGCGGCGTCGTTGACCCGTCTTGAGCAGGCTTCTCGTAACTTTGCGTGA
- a CDS encoding GOLPH3/VPS74 family protein, protein MLIADEFFLIAHNDSRGKAKLHPAATGLGLASGLLGELLLYGHITVSSGRVTVIDRRPPADALAHTVLDQLIGESQHQELRTWLSFLAQSATTSVGERLARAGVLRRQESRRLLRTSVSYLPIDLNAVAWPATRLRALLDRPDPPSVPDALLLGLVVAAGLTREVLWSAGPRAHHRLNVLIPALPAPLKELVGHTEAAVGAAVLRGVP, encoded by the coding sequence TTGCTCATCGCCGACGAGTTCTTTCTGATCGCGCACAACGACAGTCGTGGCAAGGCCAAACTGCATCCGGCGGCGACCGGACTCGGGTTGGCGAGCGGGCTGCTCGGCGAGCTGCTCCTCTACGGACACATCACCGTCTCGTCCGGGCGGGTCACCGTCATCGACCGGCGACCGCCGGCCGACGCGCTGGCGCACACCGTGCTCGACCAGCTCATCGGCGAGTCCCAGCACCAGGAACTGCGTACCTGGCTCAGCTTCCTGGCGCAGAGCGCGACGACCTCGGTCGGGGAGCGGCTGGCCCGCGCCGGCGTGCTGCGCCGCCAGGAGAGCCGCCGGCTGCTGCGCACCTCGGTCAGTTACCTGCCGATCGACCTCAACGCGGTGGCCTGGCCGGCCACCCGGCTGCGGGCCCTGCTGGACCGGCCGGACCCACCGAGCGTGCCGGACGCACTCCTGCTGGGCCTGGTCGTGGCCGCGGGGCTGACCCGTGAGGTGCTGTGGAGCGCTGGCCCCCGCGCGCACCACCGGCTGAACGTCCTCATCCCCGCGCTGCCGGCACCCCTGAAGGAACTCGTCGGGCACACCGAGGCTGCCGTCGGCGCCGCCGTGCTGCGTGGCGTCCCGTGA
- a CDS encoding APC family permease: MPPTSTVDRPSNVSEALARGRLGIPSVIFFVLSAAAPLTVVAGVVTTGYGVIGVTGIPLAFLLVAAVLALFSVGYVAMSRRVENAGAFYAYISRGLGRPAGVGAAWVALIAYNALQVGLYGTIGVAAEPVLDRIFGGHPHWAVVALVAWAVVGLLGLLRVDLNGLVLAALLIAEIVVILIFDLGQIGNPADGQVSFAAFSPDNLFVPGVGAVLVLAILGFVGFESAVVFSEESKDPKRTVPLATYLSVAIIAGLYALSSWTMTVAVGPDQIVAQAGEQSVGLIFNLAAAQLGDTAVTIGQALFLTSVLAAMISFHNTTARYTFALGRERVLPAVFGQTSVRTGAPRAASVAQSVLGLVVILLYAVNGWDPVVKLFFWGGTTGGFGVLLLIATTSVAVIVYFARSGGGENLWRRVVAPGAATIALFVIIWLAVSNFANLLGVAPDSTLRWALPAVYPVAAVLGIGWALVLRGNRPDTYARIGLGAASAAAAVKPEAPTTAEVTR; this comes from the coding sequence ATGCCCCCGACATCGACAGTCGACCGACCCAGCAACGTCTCCGAAGCCCTGGCCCGAGGCCGTCTCGGCATCCCCTCGGTGATCTTCTTCGTGCTCTCCGCCGCCGCCCCGCTGACCGTGGTGGCCGGCGTCGTCACCACCGGCTACGGCGTCATCGGGGTGACCGGCATCCCGCTGGCCTTCCTGCTTGTCGCCGCGGTGCTCGCGCTGTTCTCGGTGGGCTACGTGGCGATGTCCCGCAGGGTGGAGAACGCCGGCGCCTTCTACGCCTACATCTCCCGTGGACTGGGCCGACCGGCCGGCGTCGGCGCCGCCTGGGTCGCACTGATCGCGTACAACGCGCTGCAGGTCGGGCTGTACGGCACCATCGGTGTCGCCGCCGAACCGGTGCTCGACCGGATCTTCGGCGGGCACCCGCACTGGGCCGTCGTGGCCCTGGTGGCGTGGGCGGTGGTCGGTCTGCTCGGCCTGCTCCGGGTGGACCTCAACGGCCTGGTCCTGGCCGCGCTGTTGATCGCCGAGATCGTCGTGATCCTCATCTTCGACCTGGGGCAGATCGGCAACCCGGCCGACGGTCAGGTCAGCTTCGCCGCGTTCTCGCCGGACAACCTCTTCGTGCCCGGGGTCGGCGCGGTGCTGGTGCTGGCCATCCTCGGCTTCGTCGGCTTCGAGTCCGCCGTCGTCTTCAGCGAGGAGAGCAAGGACCCGAAGCGGACGGTTCCGCTTGCCACCTACCTCTCGGTGGCGATCATCGCCGGGCTGTACGCGCTGTCGTCGTGGACCATGACGGTGGCCGTCGGGCCGGACCAGATCGTCGCGCAGGCCGGCGAGCAGAGCGTCGGGCTGATCTTCAACCTGGCCGCCGCCCAACTCGGCGACACCGCCGTCACCATCGGGCAGGCGCTCTTCCTGACCTCCGTGCTCGCCGCGATGATCTCGTTCCACAACACCACGGCCCGCTACACGTTCGCGCTCGGTCGGGAGCGGGTGCTGCCCGCGGTGTTCGGGCAGACCTCGGTCCGTACCGGGGCCCCACGCGCCGCCTCGGTCGCGCAGAGCGTCCTCGGTCTGGTGGTCATCCTGCTGTACGCGGTCAACGGCTGGGACCCGGTGGTCAAGTTGTTCTTCTGGGGCGGCACCACCGGCGGGTTCGGCGTACTGCTGCTGATCGCCACCACCTCGGTGGCGGTGATCGTCTACTTCGCCCGCTCCGGCGGCGGCGAGAACCTCTGGCGGCGGGTCGTCGCACCCGGTGCCGCAACCATCGCGCTCTTCGTGATCATCTGGTTGGCCGTCTCGAACTTCGCCAACCTGCTCGGCGTCGCGCCGGACTCCACCCTGCGCTGGGCGCTGCCCGCCGTGTACCCGGTGGCGGCCGTGCTGGGCATCGGCTGGGCGCTGGTGCTGCGCGGCAACCGGCCCGACACGTACGCCCGGATCGGCCTCGGCGCGGCGAGCGCCGCCGCAGCCGTCAAGCCGGAGGCGCCGACCACGGCGGAGGTGACCCGATGA